The Magnetospirillum sp. XM-1 genomic interval TCCCGGTGGGCGCCTGCCTGGCGACGGAAAAGGCCGCCTCGGGCATGGTGGCGGGCACCCACGGCTCGACCTTCGGCGGCAACCCGCTGGCCATGGCGGTGGCCGACGAGGTGCTGAACGTCATGGCCGAACCCGGCTTCCTGGACCGCGTCCAGGCCATGGGCGCTCTGCTGCGCGCCCGGGTCGAGGAAGTTTGCGCCCGCTATCCCGGCGTGGTCACCGAGGTCCGGGGCCTCGGCCTGATGCTGGGCTTCAAGCCCGTCATGCCCAACACCGAGATGGTGGCAAGGCTGGCGGCCGGCGGAATGCTGACCGTGGGGGCCGGCGACAATGTCGTGCGGCTGCTGCCGCCGCTGATCATCGACGAAAGCCATGTGGACGAAGCCGTGGGCATCCTGGCCCGTGCCTTCGATGAGGTGAAATGATCCCTTCCAACGCATCGGGCGCACCGCGCCATTTCCTCGACCTTGACGGATTCGACACGGCAACGCTGCGCCATATCCTCGATCTCGGCCTGGCCTACAAGCAGGGCAAGGGGCCCAAGGCGCCGCTGGCCGGCAAGATGCTGGCCATGATCTTCGAGAAGCCCTCGACCCGGACCCGCGTGTCCTTCGAGGTGGGCATGAAGCAGCTGGGCGGCGACGTCGTCATGCTGGCCGCCGGCGACACCCAGCTGGGACGGGGCGAGACCATCGCCGACACCGCCCGGGTGCTGTCGCGCTTCGTCGACGCGGTGATGATCCGCACCAACCTGCCGGAAAAGCTGACCGAACTGGCCCGGCATGCCGGCGTGCCGGTGATCAACGGCCTGACCGACGAATCCCATCCCTGCCAGGTGATGGCCGACGTGATGACCTTCGAGGAGCATCGCGGCTCGCTCAAGGGCAAGGTGGTGGCCTGGGTGGGCGACGGCAACAACGTGGCCGCCAGCTGGATTCACGCCGCCGGCCATTTCGGCTGCGAGATCCGTCTGGCCTGCCCGGAAAGCCTGATGCCGTCGAGGGCAGCGGTGGACTGGGCCCGGGCCCGGGGCGCCAGCGTGGTGCTGACCACCCATCCCGCCGAGGCGGTCAACGGCGCCCATCTGGTGCTGACCGACACCTGGGTCTCCATGGGCTGCACCGATGCCAACCGCCACGAGCTGCTGGAGCCCTATCAGGTCAACGAGGCGCTGATGGCCAAGGCCGCGCCCGACGCCCTGTTCATGCACTGCCTGCCCGCCCATCGCGGCGAGGAAGTGACCGACCCGGTCATGGACGGCTCGCAATCGGTGGTGTGGGACGAGGCGGAAAACCGCATGCACGTCCAGAAGGGAATCCTGACCTGGTGCCTGGCTTGACCGATACCGTCCTGCCCTTTTCCGTGATGGGCGGCGCGGTGCGCGGCCGCCTGGCCCGCCTGGGCGCCTCGCTCGACACTATTCTCGACGACCAGCACGCCTATCCTGTGCCGGTGGCCGCCCTGCTGGCCGAGACCATGGCACTGGCCGCCGTGCTGGCCACCTCCATGAAGTTCGACGGCATCTTCACCCTGCAGGCCCAGGGCGACGGCCCGGTCTCGCTGCTGGTGGCTGACGTGACCAGCGGCGGCGACATGCGCGCCCACGCCCGCTTCGACGCCGCCCGTCTGGGGCAGGTGCCGGTGGCCGACCGGGCCTCGGTGCCGGCGC includes:
- the argF gene encoding ornithine carbamoyltransferase: MIPSNASGAPRHFLDLDGFDTATLRHILDLGLAYKQGKGPKAPLAGKMLAMIFEKPSTRTRVSFEVGMKQLGGDVVMLAAGDTQLGRGETIADTARVLSRFVDAVMIRTNLPEKLTELARHAGVPVINGLTDESHPCQVMADVMTFEEHRGSLKGKVVAWVGDGNNVAASWIHAAGHFGCEIRLACPESLMPSRAAVDWARARGASVVLTTHPAEAVNGAHLVLTDTWVSMGCTDANRHELLEPYQVNEALMAKAAPDALFMHCLPAHRGEEVTDPVMDGSQSVVWDEAENRMHVQKGILTWCLA